The following proteins are encoded in a genomic region of Takifugu rubripes chromosome 9, fTakRub1.2, whole genome shotgun sequence:
- the calml4b gene encoding calmodulin-like protein 4: protein MAKFLSQDQITDFKECFSLYDRQRNGKIKARELITVMRCLGSSPTPSEVQRHLLSHQIEWSGELDFSTLLSIMHQQLRQEAPEEEILEAMRMADKEQKGFILVSELRAKLTSLGEKLTDGEVDELLKAAGVGADGWVHCEQFAKAVTRHSSARH from the exons ACTTTAAGGAATGTTTCTCCCTGTACGACCGTCAGCGCAATGGGAAGATCAAAGCGCGAGAGCTGATCACAGTGATGCGATGCCTTGGCTCAAGCCCCACCCCCTCCGAGGTCCAGCGACACCTTCTGAGCCATCAAATAG AGTGGAGTGGAGAGTTGGACTTCTCCACCCTGCTGAGCATCATGCACCAGCAGCTCCGGCAGGAGGCGCCAgaggaggagatcctggaggCCATGAGGATGGCGGACAAGGAGCAGAAAGGCTTCATATTGGTGTCTGAGCTGAGGGCCAAACTCACCAGCCTGGGAGAGAAACTGACCGATGGAGAGG TGGATGAGCTGCTGAAGGCGGCGGGTGTTGGTGCCGATGGGTGGGTCCACTGCGAGCAGTTTGCCAAGGCGGTGACCCGACATTCCTCTGCCAGGCACTGA
- the rxfp3.3b gene encoding relaxin-3 receptor 1, whose translation MAEQWINNGSSFWNRSAAGPDRFSSLDDIDVLADGSPALRILISIVYSGVCAAGLVGNLLVFFLMKVRRGRKKRSSINLFILNLAVTDFQFVLTLPFWAVDTALDFSWPFGNAMCKIILSVTVMNMYASVFFLTAMSVTRYWSVASALKDRTRRRVCPVRWVIAGLWVSATVASLPTAVFSTVKSVAGERLCLLGFPDGQSWLALYHLQKILLAFVFPMLIVTVCYLLLLRFVRLRSMNNNHVKRRSRVTRSVTIVVLSFFVCWMPNHAITFWGVLVKFNVVNFDRTYYMVHTYVHPVTVCLAHTNSCLNPVLYCLMRREFRKKMKDLFWRISSPSGTNSCPLRPFSGTVRAEPDDSHIVIPLNNMETENCRISVLTDQCDTYAAHK comes from the coding sequence ATGGCGGAGCAGTGGATAAACAACGGCTCGTCCTTCTGGAACCGCTCTGCTGCGGGACCGGATCGTTTCAGCAGCCTGGATGACATCGACGTGCTCGCGGACGGCTCCCCAGCGCTGCGCATCCTTATCTCCATCGTGTACTCGGGAGTGTGCGCCGCCGGGCTGGTGGGGAACCTGCTGGTCTTCTTCCTGATGAAGGTGCGCCGCGGCAGGAAGAAACGCTCCAGTATCAACCTGTTCATCCTCAATCTGGCAGTGACGGACTTTCAGTTCGTGCTGACCCTCCCGTTCTGGGCCGTGGACACGGCTCTGGACTTCAGTTGGCCCTTTGGAAACGCCATGTGTAAGATCATCCTGTCGGTGACCGTGATGAACATGTACGCCAGCGTCTTCTTTCTCACAGCCATGAGTGTCACCCGCTACTGGTCTGTAGCCTCGGCGTTGAAGGACCGGACACGGCGGCGGGTGTGCCCCGTGCGCTGGGTCATCGCCGGGCTTTGGGTCTCTGCCACCGTTGCCTCGTTGCCCACCGCGGTTTTCTCCACCGTGAAGAGCGTCGCCGGAGAGCGGCTGTGTCTGTTGGGCTTCCCGGACGGCCAGTCCTGGCTGGCGCTGTACCACCTGCAGAAGATCCTGTTGGCCTTTGTGTTCCCCATGCTGATCGTCACCGTgtgctacctgctgctgctgcgcttcgTCCGCCTGCGCAGCATGAACAACAACCATGTGAAGCGGAGGTCCAGGGTGACGCGCTCTGTCACCATCGTCGTCCTTTCCTTCTTCGTCTGCTGGATGCCGAACCACGCCATCACCTTCTGGGGCGTCCTGGTCAAATTCAACGTGGTCAACTTTGACAGGACCTACTATATGGTGCACACGTACGTGCACCCGGTGACGGTGTGCCTGGCTCACACCAACAGCTGCCTGAACCCGGTGTTGTACTGCCTCATGCGTCGGGAGttcaggaagaagatgaaggaccTGTTCTGGAGGATTTCATCGCCCAGCGGCACCAACTCGTGTCCGCTGCGTCCCTTCTCAGGGACGGTGAGAGCAGAACCGGACGACTCGCACATCGTGATCCCACTGAACAACATGGAGACGGAGAACTGCAGGATTTCCGTTCTGACGGACCAGTGCGACACATACGCGGCGCACAAGTAG